Sequence from the Aquificaceae bacterium genome:
AAGGAGGTTAAGTCATGGCAATCCTTGTAGACAAAAACACGAGAGTAGTGGTTCAAGGCATAACGGGAAAGGAAGGCTCTTTCCATGCTATCCAATGCAAAGCCTATGGCACTCAGGTAGTGGCAGGTGTTACTCCTGGCAAAGGTGGTCAGTCTGTAGAGGGTATACCCGTTTTCAACACCGTAGAAGAGGCTGTAAGAGAAACATCCGCCAACTGCTCCCTTATCTTTGTTCCACCAGCCTTTGCAGGAGATGCCATAGTGGAAGCTCTTGATGCAGGCATAGAGCTCGTGGTCTGTATCACGGAGGGTATACCGGTAAGAGATATGATGATGGTAAAGGACTACATGAAGAAAAACTACCCCAACGCCAAGCTTATAGGTCCAAACTGCCCAGGAGTGATAACCCCAGGCGAGGCAAAGGTGGGTATAATGCCAGGGCATATCTTCAAGAGAGGTTCTATAGGCATAGTTTCAAGAAGTGGGACGCTTACCTACGAAGCATCCTATCAGCTCACTCAGTTTGGGCTTGGGCAGTCCACTGCGGTAGGAATAGGCGGAGACCCAGTTCATGGACTTTCTCACAAAGACGTCATAGCCATGTTTAACCAAGACCCAGAAACAGAGGCTATACTTATGATAGGAGAAATAGGGGGAACTGCGGAAGAGGAGGCTGCGGAGTATATAAAAGAGCATGTGAAAAAGCCAGTATTTGCTTATATTGCAGGTATAACCGCACCACCGGGAAGACGTATGGGACATGCAGGTGCTATAATAAGCGGAGGCAAAGGCACTGCACAGGCAAAGATGCAAGCCTTAAGGGAAGCAGGCGTAACGGTGATAGAAAACCCCGCCTTTATAGGTAAAACTGTGGCGGAGACTTTAGGAAAAATGTGATTAAGTTCATTCAGCAAAGGAAACTTGTGATATACTTTAATAAATTCTAAAACTCGTAGGAGGTGTTAATATGGCTTTGAGGACAAAAGTTGACCCAGATACCTGTACCTCATGTGAGCTTTGCTACGATAGAGTGCCAGAGGTCTACAAAAACAGAGGCGATGGAATAGCGGAAGTGGTAAGCCCAGGAGCAGACGGATGGATGGTAGTGCCAGCGGAACTTGAAAACGAAGTCAAAGAGGTTACCGACGAATGTCCCAGTGGGTCCATCATAACCGAGGAAATATAAGCATAAAAATTGACGTAGATACGTGCACCGCTTGCGAGCTGTGCTACGACAGGTTGCCAGAAATCTTTGTCAACAGGGGGGATGGTATCCCCCTTGTTATGATAAAAGTCCCCATAGAGCAGGTGTATGATAAGCTCTTACAAACCGCAGAAGATTGTCCAAGTGGTTCTATAATCCTATACTAAGTTGGATAAGATACTTTTTCTGGGGACTGCAGGTGGTAGAGCAAGCGTTTTTAGATTTTTAAGAAGGTCTGGGGGCTTTCTACTCTTTTTATCTGGCTCACTGGTGCACGTAGACCCAGGTCCTGGTGCTTTTGTATATCTTCACCAACTTGGTATAGACCCAAAAAACATAGACCTTGTAGTCTTGTCTCATATACACCTTGACCACTCTTCCGACGTAAACTCTGTAATAGAATCTGCCACGGATGGAGGAAAGCTAAAGCACGTAGCCTTGTTTGCTCCACGCTCTGCTTTTGAAGGTCATCACAGAGTTGTTCTTCCCTTTATAAGAGAAAGACTTGCCTTAGAAGGTTTTCTAAAAGAGGGTGAGGTGCTCTCCTACAAGTCAGTGAGTGTAAAAGCGGTAATGAAACATACCCATCATGGCGCAGAAACCTATGCCTTGCTCTTCAACGATAGAATTCTGTATGTCTCTTGTGCCTTATACGAGGACAGAATGCTAAAACTCTACCCGCACAATGTGGAAGTTATGATAATCAACACAACCCTTTACAGGAAAACAAAGCCTATAGACCACCTTACCGTTGAAGACGCAGAAAGGCTAATATCTGTTCTAAAGCCTAAAAGGGTCATCCTAACCCACTTTGGGTATGAGTTCCTTCTGCAGTATGACCCAGAAAGGGTTGCAGAGGAGCTTTCTCAAAAATACGGAATACCAGTGGTATCCGCCAAAGATTTTATGGAGGTGGTGCTCTAATGTTAGAGCACCTGTTCCCAGAACTGAAAAGATGGGCGGAGAACTTCGTCCAAGAACATGGTTATACTGCACTTTTTATACTATCCTTTACAGAGTCCATAATTCAACCAGTGCCACCCTATCCCTTTATAGTGAGTGCTCCTCTTTTTAATCTAAGTCCTTATGTGGCAGGGCTTGTCTCCTTTGTAGGAAATATACTTGGTGCTATCGTAGCCTACTATCTTGCTAAAATTCTTGGAGAAACCTTTGTAAAGAAACTCTTCGGTCAGAGACTCTACCTCAAGGGGGAAGCTCTTTTTAATAGGTATGGCTTTTGGGCGGTGCTTATAGGCGAACCATACAAGCTCGTTTGTTGGCTTGCTGGACTCTTTCATATGCCAGTTTGGAGCTTTCTTTTGGCAAGCCTTATTGCAAGGGCTATTAGGATAGGCATATTTGTATTTTTTGGTGATGTGCTTGGGAAATTTATAAACTAATGGGTGCGGGAGGACTCGAACCCCCAACCGGGCGGTTATGAGCCGCCCGCTCTGCCATTGAGCTACGCACCCTACAGTAAAAATATTATAAAACCTCTTGACAATCTTTGCAACTCTATGGTAGAGTTTTGGAAACTTAACCAGGGAGGTAGTGCCATGAAAAGATTTGTCCTTGCCTTTGCCCTGGTGGGAGCTCTTTGCAAGCCAATAATGGATGCGTCTCCTTTAGGCATAGGTGGTCCTTCAGAGGTCTCTTACCAAAATAATGAACTTGATGAGGAACTTTTTGACGTAGATACGGTTAGCAAAATTATAGCTATTGAGATGTCTGTGGAAGAAGCCATGAGAGAGCTTCTCAACGTTAAAACCGTAGAAACAGTAAAGCCAGACATATGGCCGGTGGTAGGCGTTATAACTTCAGACTATGGCTGGCGGACACTTGGTGGAAGGAGAGAATTTCATACTGGTATAGATATATCCGCACCCTATGGAACACCCGTTGTTGCTACATCCGATGGTAGGGTAATATACGCAGGATGGATAAGAGGTTACGGAAAAACAGTTATCATTTATCACGGTTATGGCTTTGCAACCCTTTATGCACACCTATCGGACATAAAGGTTTCTTACTCAGACAGAGTTGTAAAGGGTCAGATAATAGGAAACGTGGGGACCACCGGTAGGGCATTTGGACCACATCTCCATTACGAAGTTCTAAAATACGGAGTTAGACAAAACCCTATAGCCTACCTGCCTTAGAGTAGACCTCTTCTTCTTAGCGCATCTTCGTATATTCTTCTGTAGAGATGGTTCCACTCGGGAGTGCCTTCCACTATCCTCTTTGAGTAAGACCTTATCCTTTCCCTTACCTCCCTGTCTATTTCCTCCTCTTCTCTAACAGCTTCCATGAGAATCTCCCTTATCCTGTTTCTTATTACGCTTGGCTCTTCGTATATTTCCACTTGAGGGTCTTCCATTATCATGTCCTTTATTTTGTGTGCTATTTGGTTCATCCTTTCCCTTCTTGAAGTGTGTATGTTCATCTCTTCTGCAAGTTTACTTCTGACCGCTTTATACGCGGTTCTATAGTCAAGGCTGGTTTCTTCAAGAAGCTCCAGCTTTTCCCTGAGGATTTCCTTAGTCTTTTCATCAAGCATCCTCTCCTGTTCTTCCGCTTCTTTAAATATGGCTATTATCCTTTTCTTAAAGATGTATGGGTCTTCTGGTTCTATAATTCTCTCCTTTTCATAAAGCTCCCTTATTATTCTATCCGCTATTCTCTCTACGAGTTTCTCAGGCAACCTCATACTAAACCTCCTAAATCTTATCAATTATATCATAGAAAACTTTCAAGAAGGTTTTTGACTTCTTGTGTGTATTCGCCATTTTCTTCGTTAATTATCAAGGGTTTTTCAACAACAGGGACAGGTTTTAGGTTCTTTAGTGCATGTATACACACTATTTTCGCATTCTTACTTAGCTTTGGATAAAAAAACCTCAAAGACTCTACTTCTAAGCGATACTTTTTCATAAAAAGGATAGCTTCTACAAGGCGATTTGAAGCTACTAAAAGGTTAAAATGTCTACCATCTCTAAGCAAAAAGCCTGCGGTTCTTATAAAATCTTCAAGGCTTGTGTCTGTTTCATGATGATATACGTTGTTTGAAGCTGTGCCCTTATAAAAGGGTGGATTGGCAACCACCACATCAAAACTCTGAGCCCTTATGTAATTGTGTGCATGTTTTAGGTCAAGGTCAAGAATATGTATTTTATCCTCAAGTTTGTTGAGCTTTATATTCTCTCTGAGAAGCTGAAGCATAAGGGGGTCCCTTTCTATAGCCCAAACGTGGCAAGAGTATTTGAGAGAAATTAGTATGGAAAGAGTGCCAAAGCCTGCACCAAGGTCAAGAACTTTTGAGTTTCTTTTTATGCCTTTAAGATTTGCTACGAAAAGTATCTCTACTATTGATAGTCTGTGTTTCCTTGTCTGCTTAAACCTTACTTTTCCTCTAAAAAACTCAAATTCCTTAGACTCTTCCAAACCTCTCAAAAAGCTCAAGCAGAGTTCTTGCCTTTTCCTTTGCTTTCTCTAATTCTTCTATTTCTTCCATGGTTTGAGCGGTTGCCAGCTTCCTCATTGCCTGGTCAAAAAGCTCCTTTTCTTTACCTGGGTCAATCTCTCCTATGTTGTAGGCTTCTTCTGTAAGAATGATAACCTTTTCAGGTGTTACATCCACAAAGCCGTAGGTTACCGCAATGCCATTTTCTTGCTTCCCGTCAAAGTAGACAAGTCCCGGTTTTAGCATGGTCATAAGATACATGTGTTTTTCAAGCACCCCTATCTCACCCTCTGCGGTAGGTATGTTTACAGAGTTAACATCCCTTGAAAAATGAAGTCCTTGAGGTGTGACTATTTCCACTTTAATCATGGTGCTAAAATTATACCATGAAGGCTTATCTTCTTGGCAAACTTCCTCGCATGCTATCCACTACGCTTTTCCATGCTATGGCATTGTTGGGATACGAAGGTCTTATAATCTGCGAACCAGAAGATACATACATAAGCCTTGGCTATTTTGACAGAGCCTACGAGCTTATAGACCTTAAAAAATGCAAGGATTTGGGTATAGGTATCATAAGAAGGCAAACGGGTGGTGGTGCGGTCTTGCTATCACCGGGTCAGGTTTTTTATCAACTCATACTTCCCAAAGAGGTTGTTCCTTTCAAGGTAGAAGATGCCTATAGAAAGCTTTCACAACCTGTTATAAGGGCTTATGCAAGGCTTGGGCTTGAGGTGGAATACAAACCTATAAATGACCTTGTTGTTAAATCATCTCAGAGGAAGATAAGCGGTCAGGGAGCTGGAGATATAGGAAAGTTTTTCGTTTTTGTAGGGAACATACTCCTTAGGTTTGACCCAGACCTTATGGCAGAGCTTTTTAATCTTCCAAACAAGCATACGAGGGAGAAGGTGAGGCAAAGCCTTTGGGAAAACATATCGTGGTTAGAAAGGGAGCTGTGTAGGGTTTTTAGTCCAAGAGAGGTCACAGAAGCTCTCCTTGAAGAGTTTTCAAAGGATTTTAGCCTTGAGGTCTGCGAAGAAGTTCCACAGGAAGCCATTGAGTTTGCGGATAGGTTAAGAGAAGAGATGAGCTCTGAAGAAACCCTTTTTGAGGACACAGGAAGAAGACATCACCTTATAAAGATAAGAGAGGGTGTGTATGTGCCACGGTGTTAAGAGAAAATATTGCTAAACTTTAGCTTCTGTTTTACGATACTATTAAGAGGGAGGTTTGTATGTTTGGTGCCACCTTTGGAATAGTAGCTCAAGGACTTGAGCTTTTTAGGAAGTCTGCGGACATAAGAAATAGGAACATACTCAATGCCAACAATCCAGATTATGCCCAAGAAGACCCAGCGGTAAAGAGCTTTGCTCCTGCGGGTATAAGGTTGGAAGACATAATAAGAAGTCAGAATTTCTATTACATGTCTTTGAGAAATCAAAAGCTCTCCACAGTTTCTACCCTTGACACTGCTATAAAGGGAAACTCTCAAGTGGAGAACCTTTTTCAGGAGTTTACTGAGGGGCTCGGCGGTAGCGAATATATAAACCGCTTTTTTACCGCCTATCAGGATCTTATGAAAGAACCTACCAATGAGGGTGCAAGAAGTGAATTATTAAATTCCGCACAAAGTCTTATTTTTTACCTCAGGGATAGAAAAAAAGATATGGAAAGGTATCTCAACAGCACAGACTACGATATGAGGCAATACATAAACAAGATAAATACCCTGTTAAAAAAGCTGGCTCAGATAAACCAAGAAATACTCATCGGCTACGCTCAAACTTATGCAAAGGGCAGGGACTATAAAAACTTACTTGACCTGGCACACTAAACGTAAGTGTAGGGAAAACAGCTATTAACATAAATTACACTACAAGCCAAAGCCTTAACGACCTTGTGGAGTTTATAAACTCTAACTACTCAAACCTTCTTCAGGCGAGGGTTAGTCAAAATCCAGATGGAACATATTCTCTCATGCTCATGCCTGTGGATATAAGCAAAGATATTGCGGTTCTTAATATAAGCGGGGGAGACTTTGATGTGGGTGCGTCAGATTTTTATTCTCCCAATGTGCTACAAGCGGTCAAAAGGATTGGAAACAAGCTTAGCTCTTCGCTTTATCCTGATGATTCTGACCTCATGCTCTTGCAAAGAGCCTTTGATAGAGTTTCTTATAGAAGGTCTCAGGTAGGCAGTGTGCTATCTCAAGTCAAAAACCTCCAGCCTGTGCAGGAAAATCTCAGGGACAACCTAAACAAACAGAAATCCGACTTTGAGGATGCAGAGCTGTCTCAAAGCATAATGGACTATACTCGCTACAAGATTGCTTATGAAGCTCTTATGCGTATAATAGCAGACCAAAAGGATATGAGTATACTTAAATACTTAAAGTAAGAAGTAGTCTAAATAACAGGTTATGGAAAAGCGCTTTTTGGAGTTATATATTTACCTTGATGTTAAGCCTTGAGGAACTTCAAAAGGCACCAGAAAAACCTGGCGTATACCTTTTCAAAAGGGGCAACAGACCCATATACATAGGTAAGGCAAAAAACCTTAGGGATAGGCTCCTTCAACACTACAAGCTGGCGGAAAAGGACAGCAAGGAAAAAGCTATTATAGAAAACTCCACTTCCGTGGAGTGGGTTATAACACGCAACACCTTTGAAGCCTTAACGCTGGAAGTAGACCTTATTCAACTCCACAAACCTCGTTATAATGTGCTCCACAAGTATGGCGGTGGCTATCCTCTACTTTTATTGACCGATGAGCCATATCCTACTGTAAGAGTGGTAAGAGGCACAGAACACAGAGGACAGCTTTTTGGACCTTTCTTTAGCACCTCAAAGGCTAAAAAGGTGAAAAGACTTATCCACAAATTGTTTAAACTCAGGACTTGCGACCCAATGCCAGAAAGAAAAGAACCCTGTATGGATTATCATCTTGGACTTTGCTCCGGACCTTGCTGTGGTCTTATAGACAAGGAATCTTATAAGCTGTCGGTAAAATCCACTATTGCTCTGCTATCTGGAGAGGTGAGCGAAGTTTTAGAGGAGCTATACCAAAAAATAGAAGAGGAAATGCAAA
This genomic interval carries:
- a CDS encoding YqaA family protein: MLEHLFPELKRWAENFVQEHGYTALFILSFTESIIQPVPPYPFIVSAPLFNLSPYVAGLVSFVGNILGAIVAYYLAKILGETFVKKLFGQRLYLKGEALFNRYGFWAVLIGEPYKLVCWLAGLFHMPVWSFLLASLIARAIRIGIFVFFGDVLGKFIN
- a CDS encoding DUF507 family protein yields the protein MRLPEKLVERIADRIIRELYEKERIIEPEDPYIFKKRIIAIFKEAEEQERMLDEKTKEILREKLELLEETSLDYRTAYKAVRSKLAEEMNIHTSRRERMNQIAHKIKDMIMEDPQVEIYEEPSVIRNRIREILMEAVREEEEIDREVRERIRSYSKRIVEGTPEWNHLYRRIYEDALRRRGLL
- the atpC gene encoding ATP synthase F1 subunit epsilon — translated: MIKVEIVTPQGLHFSRDVNSVNIPTAEGEIGVLEKHMYLMTMLKPGLVYFDGKQENGIAVTYGFVDVTPEKVIILTEEAYNIGEIDPGKEKELFDQAMRKLATAQTMEEIEELEKAKEKARTLLELFERFGRV
- a CDS encoding MBL fold metallo-hydrolase, which encodes MDKILFLGTAGGRASVFRFLRRSGGFLLFLSGSLVHVDPGPGAFVYLHQLGIDPKNIDLVVLSHIHLDHSSDVNSVIESATDGGKLKHVALFAPRSAFEGHHRVVLPFIRERLALEGFLKEGEVLSYKSVSVKAVMKHTHHGAETYALLFNDRILYVSCALYEDRMLKLYPHNVEVMIINTTLYRKTKPIDHLTVEDAERLISVLKPKRVILTHFGYEFLLQYDPERVAEELSQKYGIPVVSAKDFMEVVL
- a CDS encoding flagellin, which encodes MEFINSNYSNLLQARVSQNPDGTYSLMLMPVDISKDIAVLNISGGDFDVGASDFYSPNVLQAVKRIGNKLSSSLYPDDSDLMLLQRAFDRVSYRRSQVGSVLSQVKNLQPVQENLRDNLNKQKSDFEDAELSQSIMDYTRYKIAYEALMRIIADQKDMSILKYLK
- a CDS encoding biotin/lipoate A/B protein ligase family protein; translation: MKAYLLGKLPRMLSTTLFHAMALLGYEGLIICEPEDTYISLGYFDRAYELIDLKKCKDLGIGIIRRQTGGGAVLLSPGQVFYQLILPKEVVPFKVEDAYRKLSQPVIRAYARLGLEVEYKPINDLVVKSSQRKISGQGAGDIGKFFVFVGNILLRFDPDLMAELFNLPNKHTREKVRQSLWENISWLERELCRVFSPREVTEALLEEFSKDFSLEVCEEVPQEAIEFADRLREEMSSEETLFEDTGRRHHLIKIREGVYVPRC
- a CDS encoding ferredoxin, with the translated sequence MSQWVHHNRGNISIKIDVDTCTACELCYDRLPEIFVNRGDGIPLVMIKVPIEQVYDKLLQTAEDCPSGSIILY
- the sucD gene encoding succinate--CoA ligase subunit alpha, with the translated sequence MAILVDKNTRVVVQGITGKEGSFHAIQCKAYGTQVVAGVTPGKGGQSVEGIPVFNTVEEAVRETSANCSLIFVPPAFAGDAIVEALDAGIELVVCITEGIPVRDMMMVKDYMKKNYPNAKLIGPNCPGVITPGEAKVGIMPGHIFKRGSIGIVSRSGTLTYEASYQLTQFGLGQSTAVGIGGDPVHGLSHKDVIAMFNQDPETEAILMIGEIGGTAEEEAAEYIKEHVKKPVFAYIAGITAPPGRRMGHAGAIISGGKGTAQAKMQALREAGVTVIENPAFIGKTVAETLGKM
- a CDS encoding methyltransferase, whose product is MEESKEFEFFRGKVRFKQTRKHRLSIVEILFVANLKGIKRNSKVLDLGAGFGTLSILISLKYSCHVWAIERDPLMLQLLRENIKLNKLEDKIHILDLDLKHAHNYIRAQSFDVVVANPPFYKGTASNNVYHHETDTSLEDFIRTAGFLLRDGRHFNLLVASNRLVEAILFMKKYRLEVESLRFFYPKLSKNAKIVCIHALKNLKPVPVVEKPLIINEENGEYTQEVKNLLESFL
- a CDS encoding ferredoxin — its product is MALRTKVDPDTCTSCELCYDRVPEVYKNRGDGIAEVVSPGADGWMVVPAELENEVKEVTDECPSGSIITEEI
- a CDS encoding M23 family metallopeptidase — translated: MKRFVLAFALVGALCKPIMDASPLGIGGPSEVSYQNNELDEELFDVDTVSKIIAIEMSVEEAMRELLNVKTVETVKPDIWPVVGVITSDYGWRTLGGRREFHTGIDISAPYGTPVVATSDGRVIYAGWIRGYGKTVIIYHGYGFATLYAHLSDIKVSYSDRVVKGQIIGNVGTTGRAFGPHLHYEVLKYGVRQNPIAYLP